A genomic region of Capra hircus breed San Clemente chromosome 19, ASM170441v1, whole genome shotgun sequence contains the following coding sequences:
- the CBX2 gene encoding chromobox protein homolog 2, with amino-acid sequence MEELSSVGEQVFAAECILSKRLRKGKLEYLVKWRGWSSKHNSWEPEENILDPRLLLAFQKKEHEKEVQNRKRGKRPRGRPRKHTVMSSCSRHSKLKESDVPSKSKSSSSSSSSTSSSSSSEEEEDSDLDAKRGPRGRETHPVPQKKAQILVAKPELKDPIRKKRGRKPLPPEQKAARRPVSLAKVLKTARKDLGAPTGKLPPPLSAPVAGLAALKAHAKEACSGPSAMATPENLASLMKGMAGSPSRGGISWQSSIVHYMNRMSQSQAQAASRLALRAPATGKCSLGLDLKMRTQKGELGISPPGSKVPKAPSGAVEQKTGSTGGPPHVHSGNKVLAGCLGPQPAPPQELSLQVLDLQSVKNGTSAGAMVARHTPATKGIPATNPATGKGAGGGPTAGSGTGLPTDVGKGEKLVSRAAAMPTPAGKRDCGKGSTAPGQEGHPTSGDGRKTAALSEMSTGEENSSSDSDPDSASLPSARQNLSVSVQTSQDWKPTRSLIEHVFVTDVTANLITVTVKESPTSVGFFNLRHY; translated from the exons ATGGAGGAGCTGAGCAGCGTGGGCGAGCAGGTCTTCGCCGCCGAGTGCATCTTGAGCAAGCGGCTCCGCAAG GGCAAGCTGGAGTACCTGGTCAAGTGGCGCGGCTGGTCCTCCAA ACACAACAGCTGGGAGCCAGAGGAAAATATCCTGGACCCGAGGCTGCTCTTGGCCTTCCAGAAGAA GGAACACGAGAAGGAGGTGCAGAACCGGAAGAGAGGCAAGCGGCCCAGGGGCAGGCCAAGGAAGCACACCGTGATGTCCTCCTGCAGCCGACACTCCAAGCTCAAG GAGTCTGATGTCCCTTCCAAATCCAAATCCAGcagctcttcctcttcctccacatcctcctcttcctcctcagaggaggaggaggacagcgACCTAGATGCCAAGAGGGGCCCACGGGGCCGTGAGACTCACCCAGTGCCTCAAAAGAAGGCCCAGATCCTGGTAGCCAAGCCCGAACTGAAGGACCCCATCCGGAAGAAGCGGGGCCGCAAGCCCCTGCCCCCGGAGCAGAAGGCAGCCCGGAGGCCCGTGAGCCTGGCCAAGGTGCTAAAGACAGCCCGGAAGGACCTGGGGGCACCCACAGGCAAGCTGCCCCCTCCACTCAGCGCCCCCGTGGCTGGCCTGGCGGCCCTGAAGGCCCATGCCAAGGAGGCTTGCAGTGGCCCCAGTGCCATGGCCACCCCGGAGAATTTGGCCAGCCTGATGAAGGGCATGGCCGGCAGCCCCAGCCGTGGGGGCATCAGCTGGCAGAGCTCCATCGTGCACTACATGAACCGGATGAGCCAGAGCCAGGCCCAGGCTGCCAGCAGACTGGCCCTCAGGGCCCCAGCGACCGGCAAGTGTAGCCTCGGGCTGGACCTCAAGATGAGGACGCAGAAGGGGGAGCTGGGGATAAGCCCCCCAGGAAGCAAAGTCCCAAAGGCCCCGAGTGGAGCTGTGGAGCAGAAAACGGGGAGCACAGGAGGGCCCCCGCACGTGCACAGTGGCAACAAGGTCCTTGCTGGGTGCCTGGGCCCCCAGCCTGCACCCCCCCAGGAGCTAAGCCTTCAGGTCTTGGACTTACAGAGTGTCAAGAATGGCACATCAGCAGGGGCCATGGTCGCCCGCCACACCCCAGCCACCAAGGGCATTCCTGCCACCAACCCAGCCACTGGGAAGGGTGCCGGGGGCGGCCCCACTGCAGGAAGTGGGACCGGCCTGCCCACCGATGTCGGCAAGGGTGAGAAGCTGGTCTCCAGGGCGGCCGCCATGCCCACCCCTGCAGGCAAGAGGGACTGTGGGAAGGGCAGCACAGCCCCCGGGCAGGAGGGCCACCCGACATCGGGAGATGGGCGGAAGACAGCCGCGCTCTCTGAGATGAGTACCGGTGAGGAGAACAGCAGCTCCGACTCGGACCCTGACTCAGCCTCCCTCCCCAGCGCCAGGCAGAACCTCTCCGTGTCCGTCCAGACTAGCCAGGACTGGAAACCCACCCGCAGCCTCATCGAGCACGTCTTCGTCACCGACGTCACCGCCAACCTCATCACCGTTACGGTGAAGGAGTCTCCCACCAGTGTGGGCTTCTTCAACCTGAGACATTACTGA